The nucleotide window TGGATGCATGCTTCTCTGAGTTCACACCACTCTTTCCCTCAAGCCCCACAACAAGTGCTACATAGGTACTCTCATTTGGAACCATTCCCCTCTGAACCATCATACCAATCAACTCACATGCTTTCTCAGTCTCTCCTACACTGCAATATCCATGGATGAGAGTATTATACAAAACCACATCAGGCTTCAACCCGGCATCAAGCAACTTATTAAACAACACCATAGCATCACCCATCCTCTGCGCTCTGCAGTACCCATGTAGCAACGCACTGCACGTTACAACATCAGGCTGCACTCTAAGATCAGCCATGTAATGCCATAGAAGAAACGCTTCCTGAAAATCCCCCTTCTTAGAAAACCCACCAATCACATCAGTGAATGCCAACACACTTGGAACAAAACCACGTCTGGTAAGCTCATTGACAATACCATTTGCTTCATCAACATATCCTCTAACGACCATGCTATGTATCAAGATATTGTAGGTTGCAACATCTGGAGAGACACCAGCAGATCTCATTCCATCAATAACCTCAAAGACTTTATTCAGCTGATGAGTCTTCCCATACCCATTCATTAGATTATTATATGTAACAACATCTGGCACCAACCCCTCAACTTTCATGTTCCGAAACAAAGCTTCTGCATCACCTACATTACCAGACTTGCTGCAACCACCAATAAGCAGTGTATACGTCGTTAAAGACGGCGAGTTTCCGCTTTTCAACATGGCTCCAAAACATTTGAAAGCTTCATCTATTTTGCCTAATTTACAGTATCCACCTATCATAGTAGTATAACAAACACAATCAGGGAGGAGCCCCAACTCAAAGATCTCCTGAAACACGGTAGAAGCTTTAAGCATGTCTCCCTCGGTACATATTTTCGACAGAAAGCTACTGTACACAAAAATGTTTGGTCTTAGACGAAAATAATGAATGAGCTTAACTGCTTCCTCTGGCTTTCCTGCTTTACAGAACCCATCTATAACACAGCTCACTGATACAGAATCCTGAGAGATACCAAAGAGTTTGAGATTAAACAACACTGAAGTAGCTTCTTTTGGAAACCCTGCCTTACATAAACTATGAATGAAAACGGTGAATGCCACAATGTCTGGTTTGATTCCATACTGTTGTTTCATCTCCATAAGCAGTTCCCAGGCTTTATCAAAACTACCATCAGAGCAGTGTTTACTAATGAATAAGGTGAGCACAGCAGCGTTAAGACGCCTTCCTCGGCTAATCATGTGTTCAACAAACTCCCTAGCTAACTCCAAACCGTTGTTAATCCGTAGAATCTCCTTGAGCAAAGAAATACAAACCCCTCTTGAAGGAAAGAtgcctaactgatccatcttgTAAGCTAGTTTCATGGCTACGTCTACTTTCCTCTCTTTAACACAACAATCAACAAGCATGCTAAACACAGTCTCTAGAACCTCACGGTCACCACGAGTTTCGAAAAGATCATTCATGACTAAACACAATGACCTCTCTTCTCCATCGGATCTCTTCTTCACCAGATGGAGAAGCATGTCAACAGCTCTGAAATTCATGTTTCCAGATACCAAAATATGAACCATACGGCAGATAGACCTGCTTGAATGCTCAGCACCAATCCACAACTCTGACCACTTAAAGAAGTAAAGAGCAATAGATGCATCAGAAGTCTCTGCAAACAAATCATCCAAAATCCTAATGACTTTGTATTCATCAAGCTCGATACTAAACTCACTCTCAAATCTATGTATCCAACTGTGCTTTATAAGCACGTTCCTGATAGTTTCAACAGAACTATCAGAGACTTCAATGTGCTTCAGAGTCGTATCAAAGTCTTCACCAAAAGGCTTACTGGAACGAACTCCAGTGTTTGAAGCATAATGCCGTGATGCAAAGTGGGTTGTGTTACCAGAACCACTATGAAGTAGTCTTGGGTTGTTATAATCAGCCAGAGGAGGATGAAAGAGAAAGGGCGTGGACCAGATATATCGAAAAGCCTTAGTTCTCGCAAACCCAGAAGACTTGAGTATTGAGCTTGAAACCCACATAAAGTGGTCAGAACCCAGTAGTAATCTGAACAAGAAAATAACAAACTTTATGTcaatttgtgacaaaaaaaaaaaactggtttAGACAGAAACCCAATAACATCAATTTCTCATTGTCGAAGTTCGAAATACCTTTTGTTACAGTTTAGATGAAGCACATATCATCATGTCAGAAATGGTAAGCGAAGCTTTACACAGTGTCTTGTCTTACTTTAAATCGTCCGGAGGGATAATGGCAACGGGGAATAGGTGGCCGGAGCAGAGGTATACATACACTCACTATACAGAGAAGATGGAAGATGAATCCGAATCAAACCGGGCTTCCTAAACCAATAACCAAATATGGGCCCTTATTTGTGGGCTCACTATTCGAAATTTAAGGCCCAATACTAAAACCTTAATTGACTTTCTTCTCTTAAAAGTAAAAGCCAAAAAACCCTAATCCTCTTTTGCGTCCCTACAAGTTTATACTCAAGTTGTACTCACAGATTCTGCGTATAGGCTTTCAAGAGATACATCGAGATAGGGCGAGTAGCCCTCGTAATCTTCGGAAAGGACTACGGGAAACTCGTCGATGTCGTCGACCAAAACAGGGTAATCCTATCTCTATCTAAGCTTTCGTTTTGATTAGACCCTTTTAGCTCACATTAGCGATCGTAGATTTTGATTAGAGTAAAGAAGTCTCAGTTGAAGTTTATAGATCTGAAAAAGGTTCTGCCTTTATTGTTTAGAGTTATGTAATGAAATTCACTTGCTTTAAAAGATGCAATTTTCAGCCTGCATTTCTCATAGATCTGTTTGTTCGCAAGTTACATGTATGTCTTCATTGTTTGTGGTTGTCTTTTAATTGTTATGCCCGTGTGTGTAGGCTCTTGTGGATGCTCCTGACATGGAGAGAATCCAGACGAATTTGAAGAGGCTTTCTCTTACTGATATCGTCATTGATATCAACAGAGTTCCTAAGAAGAAGATTCTCATTGAGGCTATGGAGAAAGCTGGTTAGTTCGTCTATAGTACATACTTGTGTGTTATGACATTGTAAGTGTCTTGCGTGGTCGGTCATCTTTAACGTTTATAACTTTTTGCAGATGTGAAGAACAAGTGGGAGAAGAGTTCATGGGGAAGGAAGCTGATTGTGCAGAAGAGAAGAGCTGCCCTCAATGACTTTGATAGGTTCCAGATCATGTTGGCCAAAATCAAGGTCAGTTTCCATCTCTGTTTTGCTGCAATGAATGGTCCTTTTACCCTCCATGTTTGTACTCGAAAGATCTAAAGATGTTAGTTCAAATAGCTTGTTATATCTTAGAAAAATGTCAAACCTTAAAACCAGTTGTATGATTCTAGTGCTAAGCACGTAGTCATTTACTTGTCTTGTTCACTCTAttgaatgtttttctttttttgatatGTTAATTTGCAGAGGGCCGGTGTGGTGAGGCAGGAGCTTGCAAAGCTCAAGAAAGAAACCACCGCTTGATGGGTTTTTTGAGATGATCCTACGCCTTGATATTTATCTTTTGTACAAGTTTGAAGAATTTTGCAAATGATAGTTCAGAACTTGAAACCTTTTTTGCTGGTTTAGACATTTATCGACCTCTTGTTGTATCTGAACTAACCCAAACTGAGTAGTATTACATTAAAAAAAGCTATAAATTTATGGGAAGTTTACTCAAACATTACATATTTTATGACAACGGACTAGAACcatacaaattttttatttatttattgctATTTCATATAACAAGCATGTCCTTTTTTTTACGTTATgagaaaaaattgtaaatttacgttatgagaaaaaaatgtatttacaAGAATGCCATTAATTTTTAATGCCACGTAATTAAAAATCCGGTTCCACGTAGGAATTTAGGTCCTTGTTTTTATTAAGACAATCGTAAAGCGCTGTATATGTCGTTATGACAATCTAAATCAGTTATTTCACTTACTTATacaaagttatatttttttaacaattaaaGTCCCTTAAAGTTATACAAAGTTTCAAATCCAATGCATGCGACTGTTGCCATGAGAAGTCGTGTAGAAGAAGTCGTATCTTCTGGAGCCGTCTATCAAATCACTCTTAAATGGAAGAGTTACAACTTGTAGTTGAGGTAATAAATCATTAAATAacagaaattaaaattattaaatattagcattttaatttattatctcCGATAATACTTCTTGCTATCATTTCTTGCAAAATATAACCATATAATAtctaaatttcataaaattttacatagtttcttatatttagACTATCTAAATAGTTAAAGTTTTGCTTAGTTTCATGATTCTAGACAACTCTAAATCAGTTATTTCACTTacttatacaaaattataaatattttatgttatacaaAGTTTCAAATCTGGAAGTATCAAATCCAAGGCAAGCGATTGTTGCAGTGACAAGTCGTGTCTTCTCAAGGCGTCTACTTGTAGATGGGTCAGAGGATCATTATCACTTTCTCCAAATAAATTTAACGGGAATACTTTCCATTTACTTCATAAAACGAATATCTCTCCATTTACTTTATTAACGAATATCTCTCCATGGCGAACTTCAACTTGgcttctctctctccttccaTGCTTCACAAGATTCTATCCAAGGTAGCAACAACCAGTATCCGGGACTTTGGTTGTGCAAGAGTTGTTTGCCCCGGGTTTAATGCAATTGGCagagaatattatttttacaaatctGCTGATCTCATTTTCTTGAATGACTGGTTAGATCAGGTCAATGCTGTTAGAACATTCAGGCTTAAGTGCTACCAACTGGGTAATCCAGAGGCCATCTACTTGCAAGGTATGTATGAATACTTCATCCTTCATTTACTTGATGAAGGAAGGGAAAAAATTCATCTTGCTGGTGAGAGATGATGCTTGTTGGCCAAATATGTAGATGGTATGATGAACTTAGCATTTAGCATTGATCATAGAGGATTGTTTCACAACTATCCTGATTTTACTCGTGAATATGCTGACCATATGTATCACATGATCACTAGTTGGTCGCTCTCTGGCCATTGAGGTTACGGTAAACCTGAGATGTTTATGTCTCTATTGGATAGAATAGATCCCAACGTCTGCTATGATTGCTAGTGCTCCGCAATAATAGAACCAGTG belongs to Brassica rapa cultivar Chiifu-401-42 chromosome A07, CAAS_Brap_v3.01, whole genome shotgun sequence and includes:
- the LOC103828328 gene encoding pentatricopeptide repeat-containing protein At2g19280 — encoded protein: MWVSSSILKSSGFARTKAFRYIWSTPFLFHPPLADYNNPRLLHSGSGNTTHFASRHYASNTGVRSSKPFGEDFDTTLKHIEVSDSSVETIRNVLIKHSWIHRFESEFSIELDEYKVIRILDDLFAETSDASIALYFFKWSELWIGAEHSSRSICRMVHILVSGNMNFRAVDMLLHLVKKRSDGEERSLCLVMNDLFETRGDREVLETVFSMLVDCCVKERKVDVAMKLAYKMDQLGIFPSRGVCISLLKEILRINNGLELAREFVEHMISRGRRLNAAVLTLFISKHCSDGSFDKAWELLMEMKQQYGIKPDIVAFTVFIHSLCKAGFPKEATSVLFNLKLFGISQDSVSVSCVIDGFCKAGKPEEAVKLIHYFRLRPNIFVYSSFLSKICTEGDMLKASTVFQEIFELGLLPDCVCYTTMIGGYCKLGKIDEAFKCFGAMLKSGNSPSLTTYTLLIGGCSKSGNVGDAEALFRNMKVEGLVPDVVTYNNLMNGYGKTHQLNKVFEVIDGMRSAGVSPDVATYNILIHSMVVRGYVDEANGIVNELTRRGFVPSVLAFTDVIGGFSKKGDFQEAFLLWHYMADLRVQPDVVTCSALLHGYCRAQRMGDAMVLFNKLLDAGLKPDVVLYNTLIHGYCSVGETEKACELIGMMVQRGMVPNESTYVALVVGLEGKSGVNSEKHASMLLEEIFVANSAK
- the LOC103828377 gene encoding 60S ribosomal protein L14-1; amino-acid sequence: MSEMAFKRYIEIGRVALVIFGKDYGKLVDVVDQNRALVDAPDMERIQTNLKRLSLTDIVIDINRVPKKKILIEAMEKADVKNKWEKSSWGRKLIVQKRRAALNDFDRFQIMLAKIKRAGVVRQELAKLKKETTA